From the genome of Gammaproteobacteria bacterium:
GAAAGGTGGGAAAGTCGACCTGATCAACGCGGGCGCATTCGAAACCGCATCGGTTTCGATGATGATTCACCCCAGTCCCTACAATGTCCTCGATCCTTCCGTCCTGGCGGTTCGTCACGTCGACCTCGAGTATCGCGGCAAAGACTCGCATGCTGCCGGTGCGCCCGAGAAGGGGATCAACGCATTGGACGCGTTCGTTCAGGCGTACGTCAACGTCGCAACCCTCCGCCAACAGATCCTTCCGAGTGACCGTTTACACGGGATCATCACTCACGGCGGCGACGCACCGAACATCATTCCCAGTTACACCCGGTCCTCCTGGTACATCAGAGCTGCGACCAAGGAGCGCCTCGAGGAACTCACCGAGAAGGTCATGGCCTGTTTCGAAGCGGCCTCCATTGCCACCGGCTGCACTTGGAAGACCTCCGAAATCGGCCATCCGTACGAAGACCTGGTCAACAATCCGGTACTCGTGGAGCTATTCGACAGGAACGCGTCGGCGCTCGGACGCACCATGGCTCGCGGTGTCGACATGCCGAAGGCTGGATCCACCGACATGGGCAACGTGAGCCACCTTATTCCGGCGATCCATCCGTTCCTTTCGATCAACTGCGGCGAAGCCGTCAACCATCAGCCCGAGTTCGCAGCTGCAACGATTACACCCGATGGTGACAAGGCGATACGCGATGGTGCATTGGCGATGGCATGGACCGTGATCGACCTGGCGACCGAGAACCGCTGGGGAGAGCTGTAACGGGGAGACGACGGACCGAGTGTCCGCCGTCTCCGTGCCGAGCATCGGGTCCGCTGCGCGAGCTACGACTCGTCGGCTTCGGCTGCCCACATCTCCTTGATGGCGCCGAGACTGCCGAGGATGCCGCTGGTCTCCACCGGCAGGAAGATCTTCGTTGCCCTTCCGTCGGCCATACCCTTGAGCGTGTCCAGATATCGGATCGTGATCAGATCCGGCGTCGGATCCCCGGTGTGGATCGCTCGGAACACACGCTCGATGGCCTGGCCTTCGCCTTCGGCGACCGTGAGCTTCTGATACTTGTCCGCTTCCGCGACCCGCTTGATCGCCTCCGCCTGACCTTCGGCCTCGAGCACACGCGCCTGCTTGACACCTTCGGCCTTCAGGATGGCCGACCGCTTCTGGCCCTCCGCCTCGGTGACGACGGCACGTCGCTCCCGCTCCGCCTTCATCTGCCTGTGCATCGCCTGGGTCACATCCGGTGGCGGTTCGATCCGCTGGATCTCGACACGGACGACTCTCGTGCCCCACACATCGGTTGCGTTGTCGAGGATCTCACGGAGCTGCGTGTTGATCCTCTCGCGCGACGTGAGTGCCTCGTCGAGCTGAAGGTCGCCGACGACGTTACGGAGGTTTGTCTGGGCAAGCTTCGTCGCCGCCATGATGAAGTTGGCGACGTTGTACTTGAGCTTCACCGGGTCGGTCGCCTGGTAGTAGACGACTGCGTCGACCGTGACAACCACGTTGTCTTTGGTGATGACCTCTTGCGGGGGCACGTCCACGACCTGCTCCCGCATGTCGACCCGTTTCATCGTCTCGATGAACGGAACGATGAAGTTCAAACCGGGGTCGGCGGTTCTGCGGAACTTCCCGAACCGCTCGATGAGTCCTTTTTGGTACTGGCTGACGATCTTGATGGCGTTGGCCACGTAGAAGATCGCGAACGCAGCAATGACGATCAGTAGAATGACCGCTGGCGGCAGATCCATGGTGTTACCTTTCCTCTATTGGTTTGACGACTAATCGGGTTCCGCGTACGCCGACGACGGTGACCGTCGTGCCTTCTTCGATCCGCGCGGCGTCTGTCGTTGCCCGCCACTCCTCAGTTTCGACTTTGACGCGACCCTGGTCATGGATCGGTTCGACTGCTTCCAGGACCTTCCCGAACGAGCCGATGAGACGGTTCGCCCCGACCGAAGGCTGGGGCGCATCCGCCGGCGCAAGCTTGCGCAGACCGAACAGCGCCAGGATGGACACAACGAGGAACGCCGCCCACTGAGCACCGACGGCGACGTTCAGCCAGGCAAGTACCGCAGCGACGACCGCGCCGACCGCGAACGGCAGGATGAAGAAACCGGCCGTGAAAACCTCACCGACTCCAAAAACGAAGGCAGCCGCGATCCACACCCACCTCCACAGTTCGTTCTCCATTTCGTTGCTCCCTTTGTCGAAGATTGCTGCTGCAAATCCGATTGCTGCCGCTGCGGCGACGAAGACAACGACCAGACCGAGCCGTGTTCTGCGGTGGAGTCGTTCCCCGTTCGCCACCGACCTCCAGGTACGAGCGGGGTCGCTCACCGGATCCCGCTGTTCTTTCGCCCACATCTCTGCAAAGCGAGACAGTTCGGGGCCGATCACGGCTTCGGGGCTCTTGCCCTCGGCGGCGGCCAACTGGAGGTGTTGCTCGAGTTCGGCCTTCATTTCGAGCACAGCTCGGCGAGGCACCTGCGTCGCGATCCAGTACCGCTCGCAATCTGCGACGATCTTCGTCACGTCAGTTGACACGAGCACCACCTTTCAACACGGCATCCACACCTTGCGCCAGCTCCCTCCATGCTGCACTCCACTCTGCCAGCTTCCCTTCGCCGGCGGGCCGAATCCGGTAGTACTTGCGCTTCGGACCTTCCTTCGAAGCTACCTTGTATCCCTCGATGAGGCCTTGCTTCTGCAGCCTGCTGAGCGACGGGTAGATGCTGCCCTCGCTCACCAGCGCCAGTCCCCGTTCCTGCAGCTTCCTCACCATTTCGTAGCCGTAGCTGGGTTCTTCCGAGATCACTGCCAGGAGGCACAGATCGAGGGCACCCTTGAGGAGCTGAGAGCTGTGTTCGATGCTCATCGACCACCTATCATGCAATGCAGCATAGCAGTCGGACCCTTGCGTTGCAAGTTAGTACCGGCAGCTACACCCGGGGTAGGGGCCCTTTGAACAATGCAGGCTGTTCCGCCCGTTCTCGATGCAACCGCACCGACGGGAAGGTTCGCGCTCGAGCGACTACGTCCGCCCCGCGGTCTTGCACCAAGGCTCGTCGCGATACGAAGTACAAAGTACGAGGTACCAGATACGACCGAGCGAGATCACACCTGTAAGAACGTCAGGCCGTCCTTCCCCGCGTCGACCCGGATGGTGTCCCCTTCGCGGAATCGACCTTCGAGGATGTCCAGTGCGAGACGATCGCCGATCTGCTTCTGGATGAGCCGCTTGAGCGGCCGTGCCCCGTACGTGGGGTCGTAACCATGCTCTGCGAGCCAGGCACTGGCCTCTTTGGTCAACTCCAGGCCGATGCGACGCGTCGCGAGACGGTCTCTCAGGTGCACCACCTGTATCTCGACGATACGTTGGAGATCCTCGGCCGTGAGCCGCTGGAAGACGACGATTTCGTCGACACGGTTCAGGAACTCTGGCCGGAACGATGCCCGGACGACGTTCATGATCTGTTCTTTGACGACCTCGTCGGCAGAGTCCGCTTCGATGAACTCCGAACCCAGGTTTGATGTCATGATCAAGATGGTGTTCGAGAAGTCCACGGTTCTGCCCTGGCCGTCGGTGAGCCTTCCGTCGTCGAGCAGTTGGAGGAGGACGTTGAATACGTCGTGGTGCGCCTTCTCGATCTCGTCGAGCAGAACCACCGAATATGGACGACGTCGAACGGCCTCGGTGAGTTGGCCGCCTTCCTCGTAGCCCACATACCCGGGGGGAGCGCCGATGAGCCTGCTGACCGTGTGCTTCTCCATG
Proteins encoded in this window:
- a CDS encoding amidohydrolase, which encodes MEVCVNPKQIAEQRFSEVEEDLKSISHWMYEHPETAFQEFATSAKLAGYLAQHGFVVDYPAYGLDTAFVARAGSHGPEVVICAEYDALPGVGHACGHDIIATASMGAGLALAGLADELGFRVTVLGTPAEEMKGGKVDLINAGAFETASVSMMIHPSPYNVLDPSVLAVRHVDLEYRGKDSHAAGAPEKGINALDAFVQAYVNVATLRQQILPSDRLHGIITHGGDAPNIIPSYTRSSWYIRAATKERLEELTEKVMACFEAASIATGCTWKTSEIGHPYEDLVNNPVLVELFDRNASALGRTMARGVDMPKAGSTDMGNVSHLIPAIHPFLSINCGEAVNHQPEFAAATITPDGDKAIRDGALAMAWTVIDLATENRWGEL
- a CDS encoding SPFH/Band 7/PHB domain protein, translated to MDLPPAVILLIVIAAFAIFYVANAIKIVSQYQKGLIERFGKFRRTADPGLNFIVPFIETMKRVDMREQVVDVPPQEVITKDNVVVTVDAVVYYQATDPVKLKYNVANFIMAATKLAQTNLRNVVGDLQLDEALTSRERINTQLREILDNATDVWGTRVVRVEIQRIEPPPDVTQAMHRQMKAERERRAVVTEAEGQKRSAILKAEGVKQARVLEAEGQAEAIKRVAEADKYQKLTVAEGEGQAIERVFRAIHTGDPTPDLITIRYLDTLKGMADGRATKIFLPVETSGILGSLGAIKEMWAAEADES
- a CDS encoding PadR family transcriptional regulator, encoding MSIEHSSQLLKGALDLCLLAVISEEPSYGYEMVRKLQERGLALVSEGSIYPSLSRLQKQGLIEGYKVASKEGPKRKYYRIRPAGEGKLAEWSAAWRELAQGVDAVLKGGARVN